Below is a window of Humulus lupulus chromosome 2, drHumLupu1.1, whole genome shotgun sequence DNA.
gttcatgttAAACATAATTAGATCCATTaaactaaatataaacatcactacacgagaaagtaaaagaagaaggaaaagaatGATAGAACTACTTGATCTCCAAGCTTTTGCCTCCACAGAGTGTTCCTTGAGTCTCCTCTTacggttttttttcttttcagaaaTCCTCAAAATGTTGCTTAAATAGTAGTTTGTGGTTTGAACATGAAATTTCACTTTTGCCCCTGCTTAAAATGCCCTAATCTGCATGTTAACCGCTCAGGCACCGCGACCCTCTAATGAAGCGCTGGGGCTCATGTCCAGGAACCGAAGTCtgcctcatctctgactcaacaAGCATCGTGACTCTAATATGCCTGTGTCGTGGCTCAAAATCCTCAATTAATAGCACTGTCACTCCAAAAGGTTGCGTCGCGACCCTTGTTTTCCCAGAACCATCAACTCTCTGTTTCATTGAAGTGTCGCAGCTCAAATACTTAACACCGTGGCTCTAATGtccgattttcacccaaaaaaattTCGGGCCAAACACGGTCTTTTCATCAACTCTTCCATAAATCCTAAAATATAAACAAACAAAGGCAACACAAGCATCATACTgcacaaacataactaaataGGTATGCAAATTCCCTAAAACAACTCTCTAAAACACCATAAAAACTTCTCTATCACCCCTCAACGggttaaaattatgaaaatactcttctaataagaaacgagcccgcatgcatgcttaatacacctaaacatgctataatagtcatatcataatatagctcacataattcacataatcatgtatataatcacataaacacataattaatccaattattaccgtcttggccccctaatcaagacactaagccttattagggaatttgggacgttacacgatGACTCTAAAGGGAATTAGAAGTAGGATACCCTGAAGACGATGGTCGTCACCAAGCACAACCTGACCTACGAGATCACTTGAATGCCCGTAGGGGCAGGGCAGCTCCCGAAGAAAATTATGGGAGACAACAACAGCCAGACCTCCAAGATGACCTTAATGTTTAGAAGAGAGAACACCCGACACAGACTACCAGTCAAAATTGTGACCCTTTCTGCATAGAATTGGAGAGTTTGAAAAGGATAATGCTGAAGATGGCTCGGAGACAAGGTCATGACTCAAACTTGGAAGATGAGGTTGGGAACCCTTATGCTCCCCACATTGTGGAAGCCCCACTACCTCggggcttcaaaattccaaacatCAATTCATACAGTGGGGGCACAGATCCCACCGACCATCTCTCAAAGTTTAATAGATTGATGTTAGTCCACCGCGTCTCTGAAGACACCAAGTGCCACGTCTTCCTGTTGACCTTGACCGGATCAgtagatgaatggttcaagaagcacaaaCCAGGATCCATTCACTCCTGGAACCAACTCTCCTCCTCCTTCCGAAGATAATTCATAGCTGCGTGAAAGATGAATTTTGAGGTCAAcgctttggccaacataaagcatgGATTGCTTGAGACTCTTAAAGACTACATCAAACGCTTTAAGGAAGAAGCAGCCaggaccaagagggtcgatgatggccaacATCTGATGGCCCTACAAGCTAGCATTAGAACAGGTTCCCCACTATGGGATGACATCCAGCGAAGAGGATGCCACATGCTCGActattaggattaatgccctaaaagcatgtaaagacattatattgatttaaataaaagcacatttttattatatttgaatattataattattgtttgaataaactatataataatatcaagaaaattccatattcattcatgagaatatgatcttgtattactaggagagaattttttttttttttttggtaaatcagctaTCTTTGTATTATGcacaacaaattacaaacaccAATCAATTACAAACACCAACCACTAACAACAAAAACTTAATTACATTGAAGAAAACTAACCCAACTTAAATCTTCCTTTCCTATATTTTTAGTCAAACACCAATTAACTCTATAACCAATTTGGTATTTAATACTCTGAATTAAATTCCCAACCAAAGGAACCTGAAGCTTCCAAAGAGCTGCATTCCTAGCTCTCCATATGAAGTAAATACAGGCACAGATAGAGCTTATGTAAACACGCCTTCGGCAAGCAGAGTGTCTACACCTTCGAATCCAATTCATCAACCCATAGAGATCAAAACTATTAGTACCTATCCCTAACCACGACAAGATAGGCCCCAGACAATTTTTACTGAACTGACATTCAAAAAACAAATGATGATGACTCTCAGCAAAACAACCACAAATGATACACAGCATGTCTTGAGTGATTCCAAACCGACACAGCCTATCTCTAGTCGGCATCCTCTGTTTGAGCACCAACCAAGCAATAAACTTGTGCTTAGGGTATCCAAGCCTGTCCCAGATAGCAGCATATTTCCATCTGGTCTCTGTATTGGACTGCATCAGCTTGTACATTTGAGCTATGCTGTACCGAGTCCAACTGGAACCTCCctgaaaaaaaaataacatttagcTCATTCTTAATCCTAACCAGCTGCTTCCAGTACCAACTGCTAGAGGTGGGTGCTACATAGTCCCACCAATCAACCTGCTTAAGATAAACTGCATGAATCCACTTCACCCACAGATTGTCCTCCTTTTTGGCTATGGCCCAAATATGCTTCCCTAAGGCACACTTATTCCAAATTCCTATATTCTTAAAACCCAGTCCTCCTTTCTACTTGGGCTTGCAAATATCTGTCCAGGAAACACGCCCATGACCCTCTGCATTGTCACCTTTCCTCCATAAGTAAGCTCGGCAAATCTGGTTTATTTTATTTACCATTGAGCTAGGCAAGACAATCAATTGGGACCAATAAATGTTGATTGTCAATAACACAGAATTAACAAGGATGCATCTCCCAGCATAAGATAGGTTCCTGGTATTCCAAATACGAATTCTTTTCACCAATTTGTCCACCAAAATCTCACAATCAGCCTTGGAGATTCTTTTGTTGCTAATGGTCATCCCTAGATATTTGAATGGCATTCTACTTTTCTGGAAACCAGAGACTTCAGAAAGTCTCTGCCAACAGTCCTCAGAAAGACCAACTCCATAAATGGCAGATTTTGCTGTATTAGCCATTAGACCAGAAGAATCCGAAAAAACTGGAGCCCTCTCAGAAGCAAATAAGCTGCTTTGAAGTCTCCCTTGCTAAACAACAATAAGTCATCAGCAAAACATAAATGGGTCAATTTTAAGCTGCCACATCGAGGATGGTACTGAAAATCAGGATGCTCTGCAACTTTAGCTAAGATTCTAGACAAATACTCCATTCCAATCACAAACAACAACGGGGATATCGGGTCCCCTTGCCTAACTCCTCTTCTAGCAATGATAAGTCTCGATGGGACCCCATTAAGCATGAGAGAAAATCTGGCAGTAGTCACACAATTCATTACCAACTTAACAAACTGATCTGGGAAATTTAAAGCAATCAGCATTTCTTGTAAAAACTGCCAATCTAGAGAATCATAAGCTTTTTGCAGATCTATTTTGAAAAGGCAAGCTGCCTTAGAATTCCTCCTTCCATAACCTCTTACAAGATCTTGACAAAGCATGATGTTATGAGCTATATTTCTCCCTTTAATAAACCCACTCTGGTTCTCAGAAATAATGGAAGGAAGCACCTCTCTAAGTCTAGAACAGATCATTTTGGTTGCTATCTTGTAGACCACATTGCAGCAAGCAATTGGTCTAAACTCACTAACATTCTTTGGGCAACTTGATTTGGGTATAAGGGAAATATTAGTGGTATTAATCTCTTTTAGAATTTTCCCAGTATGAAGAAAAGAGAGCACAGCATGGGTAAGCTCACCACCTGTGATATTCCAAGTTTGTTTAAAAAAACCACTATTGTACCCATCAGGACCAGGGGCCTTCTCGTCAGGAATCGAGAAAAGAGCAGCCTTAACTTCATCTACTGTATAATCCTTTACCAAGAAGACAGCTTGCTCATCCGAAATCATGGGACCTGATTGAACTATTGAAACTAAAACTCTCCTTCTGTTTCTCATTGCTGTACCAAGTAAATCTTCATAATATGCATAAAATGCATTGTGAACCTCTTCATGGCTATCATGCCACAGACCTTTCATATCCCAAATTGAAAATATGGCATTCTGCATATGCCTATTCCGAATACTGTTATGGAAGACCTTAGTATTCTCATCACCAAGCTTCAGCCAATCTTCCTTAACCTTTTGCTTAAGAAACTGAACCAAGTTTTTATGAGCCCACTGATACTCTTTCCTTCTAGCAATCTCCTCATCTATCAGCTGGATGTTACCCGGATCACATTGCAACTTATCTTGGACTTCAATCATCAACTTATGTGTCATTGTATCTTGCATAAACACATCTCATTTCCCTTCTCTATTAAGCTTTTTCAAATCAAATCTCAGCCTTTTCAGCTTGGTAATCAATGAATACATTGGAGTCCCCTGCACATCCTTTCTCCAAGACTCAGCAACTGTCCTATGAAAACCCTCTAAATTGCTCCAAAAGTTGAAATATCTGAATGGCTTTTTATTCTCAGGAAGAGCACCAAAGTTGACCATAAAAGGGCTATGGTCCATGGTACCCTCAGGAAAAAAAATAACCTCAGCATTCTGAAACTTCCCTATCCAGCTCTCATTGGCCAAAACTCGATCAAGTTTAGCGTAAACCCTATCTTTGCCCCCTTGTTTATTGTTCCAAGTAAAAAACGTGCCAGAAAATTTCATATCTGATAATTTGCAATGCTCAACACAGTGCTGAAAAGGCAACAAATCTGAACCATTACCATGATAAGGGAATCGGTCTTCTGGAGATAACATTGCATTGAAGTCACCCATCACTATCCAAGGATCAGAGACACTATTAGCCATGCTTTCCAAATCTTCCCAAAGTCTCTCCCTACCTACTTTATCATTAAAAGCATAAACCACTGTAATAACAACCTGAATTCCATTTTTAGCCGTAACTGCAAAATGCATCCACTGGCTCGAACTCCCTCTAATATCCACATCAAAACTCAACGGGTTCCATGCAACCACTATTCTCCCATTAGGATGCTGCATTAAATTAGTAGTAAAGCACCATCCCCTAAACATATTAAGGTATAAAGATCCCATGTTGGGAGCCTTTACCCTTGTTTCTAGGAGGCTAACAAAACCAATTCTTTTGTTAGAGATCATTTTCATGACCTCCCTTTGTTTATTGATATTGTTAAGCCCCCTAACATTCCAACCAAAGAACCTATCCATTGATGAATGGAGGTTCTCCCCCTCCACTCATATTGGCCCTCATTCCCTGCAATGTTTCTCCAACAGTAACTTCAGCATCTGTATACTGGCCTAGTACCAGAAATGAGTTCTTCTCTAGCACCTCCTTATTCTTATTCCCAGTCCCTGTTTTCCCAATAAGAGATACAGACCCCTCTCTATTCTTCTTGACTAGACCCTGCTTCATATTCTTATCTGTTGTAGTCACAGTAGGATGGGAAGATGGACCAGGTTTCTTCTCTTGCCAAACTTGTGATGGTTCTCCTGGATTCGGcctcttcttgcaaacttctttCCTATGCCCTATACCTTTGCAATGCAAGCATAGATCCGGCTTCCAATCATACTGCACTCCAACATATACAAATTCCCCATTTTCATCTTCAAACTTGATTTACTCTGGTAATTCTTTTGTGAGATTCACTTCAACTAAGACTCTGGCATATTGTAACTTTTCTTTTGCCTGAGTTGCTCTATCTTGTTTAACCATTTTCCCAATTGAGCCAACAATCTTAGCCATGGACCTCTCACCCCAGTATTTCAGCTCTAGATTGCTTAATTGCGCCCAAATCGGAATCGACATTACTGTTTCTTTAGTAAACTTTGAGTGAGGGTCCCAGCTTTTCATGATAAGCAGCTTCCGATCAAAAAACTGATAGCCCCCATTCAAAATTCCATCCTGCTGCTCCATCGAAGTAAATCGGACAATGAACACCCCTGGAGCTAATAGAGCTAGTTTGTCAAGTCCCTTATCTCTCCAGATTTTGCGGAAATAACCTTCCATTACTGAAATCGGAGGGTTTGCTCCCAGAACATAGCAAACCAAAGCTGATTGCCAGTATTGAATCTCATCTTCAATATCTTCCGCTTCTATTTTAATACAATTATTCTCAATATGAGGAGCTGAATAAGATTTGGATGTACCTGGCTGCTCATTCTTCCCCAAGTCTCCTTTTAGGACTCCCAGCCAATTAGTAAGAGTTTGTTTCACCAAGGATCGATGAACCTCTCCATCTGGATTAACCTCTGTATCACTCAACAGTTGTGAAGTCGGATTAGGCCCCTCAGATTGCTCCATCTCTGCTCCATCCATAGATTGAGTAGACGATTTCTGCAAAATATCTTCGTTAGATTCTTCCAGTCGACTTCGCTCAGAATCCTCTTCTCCCTCAAACACCATTGCCTCCACTCCTAAGATGCCAGCCATAGATTTGACTTTGAGGACCGGATCCGTAGAAGATggccctttcttcttcttcccaggCGATTTCTTCTTCAATCTCGGTCTTCCTGCCATGGCTCCAGCTCAAGCTGAAAAAAGAGCGGGAAATTCAAAGAAATCCTACTAGATTTACtaggagagaattaagatcatatataatgaataaaatagtcagtaacatattaaagtagaGAATCTTtagtgaatggttactagtacggtttactaagcat
It encodes the following:
- the LOC133815464 gene encoding uncharacterized protein LOC133815464, yielding MQHPNGRIVVAWNPLSFDVDIRGSSSQWMHFAVTAKNGIQVVITVVYAFNDKVGRERLWEDLESMANSVSDPWIVMGDFNAMLSPEDRFPYHGNGSDLLPFQHCVEHCKLSDMKFSGTFFTWNNKQGGKDRVYAKLDRVLANESWIGKFQNAEVIFFPEGTMDHSPFMVNFGALPENKKPFRYFNFWSNLEGFHRTVAESWRKDVQGTPMYSLITKLKRLRFDLKKLNREGK